GACGTTCCAGACCTTCAGCATGCCCCGCTTCTCCTGCACGATCACCGAGTGCAGGAAGGCGGTTCCGGTCAGCCACGGCATGAGCGAGGCGTTCTCGACGGGGTCCCAGGCCCAGTAGCCACCCCAACCGAGTTCCATGTAGGCCCACTTGCCACCGAGCAGGATCCCGATGCCCAGGAAGATCCACGACACCAGCGTGAAGCGTCGTACCGTCGACACCCAGGAGCTGCCGAGCTGTCGGGTCCACAGCGCGGCGATGCAGAATGCGAAAGGCACGATGAACCCGATGTAGCCGACGTAGAGGATCGGCGGATGGATCACCATGGCCCAGTGCTGCAGCAGCGGGTTCAGGCCTCGGCCGTCGGCCGGTGCCCACGGGGCCTCCTGCCCGCTCTGCGTGATCCCCATCAGTCCGTCGAAGGGGTTCGCGCGGAAGTTGTTCAGGTACAGGAAGAAGGCCGTCGTGCCCATCATGACCGCGATCGCGTAGGGCATCAGACGGTTGTGCTTCTTGCGCTGGGTGAACACGGCGGCCGAGGCGAACCCGACGAGGACGAGCGTCCACAGCAGGAGCGACCCGTCCTGGCCGGCCCACAGGGCGCCGATCTTGTAATGAAGCGGCATGGCCGCGTTCGAATGCCCGGCGACGTAATCGATCCCGAAGTTGTCGTTCAGGATGAGTCCCCAGGTCGCCAGGGTCGCCACCAACACGAGGAGGGTGACGCCGTGCACGCTGCGCTCACCCACGGCCAACAGCCGGGGGTCGAGCCGATGGGCTCCGAGCAGCGAGGCGGCGATGGAGAAGAATGCCAGGACGAAGGCGACGATCAGGGCAAAGTTGCCGATGTCGGCGAGCAGCACGGCTGGTCTCCGTCAGGAAGAGGACAGGGGGACTGTCGGGTGCGGGCAGGGGGCCGGGATGCTGCCGCGCGAGGGATTTCGGCCGCGTTCAGGCCGTGGGCTGGTCCTGGGACACCGACTCGGGGTGTTCCTCGGACTCGTAATCGGTCTCGTACTTCGACGCGCACTTGGCCTGGATCCGCTGCCCCGTGAAGACGCCGTCGTCTCCGAGGTGACCGTCGACGACGGCCTCGACACCGGGCTTGAACGTGTCGGGCACGGGATCCATGCCCACGTACCGGACCGAGTAGCGAACGCCCTCGTACTCGAGGTCGAAGTTCAGGATGTCACCGTCCTGCCGGATGGTCCCGGCGACCACGTTGCCGGCCAGCTTGATGCGGTGGTCCTGCAGTTCGCCCTGACGCTCGGCGACCTCGTCGCAGGTCAGGTAGTAGGCCTTGCCCTCTTCGAAGCCGAGGAACGACAGATAGGCCACCAGGCCGACGATGACGGTGATTCCGATGACGACACGGGCTTGCATGCGAGGTCCTCCGAGCGGGGGGCGTCAACGGGGCGGGGTGAGCCCGATGACGGTGGAATATATAGATCTAGCGGACGCAGGCATCCAATCCCGGAATCCGTGACGTCACGAATTCATGATGCGCACACACCAGAACTGCAGATCCTCCGATATCAGATAGCGTGCCGGTTGTGATCCGCCGTCGCGAGCGGGTAAAATCGATTACCAGGCCGTCTCCCGGGCCCACCTCGTCGACCCGCATCCCATGCAGGCCCATGTTCCACCGACGGATCTCTCGATACGCCATGGTACCCCGCCGCACGGCGCAGGTTCTCGTGGGAGCGCTCCTGATCACGATTTTCGGGGTCCTGGCCGACCCCCTCGTGGGCGCGACGACCCGTGCGCCGGTCCATCGGCTGGACGTCGTCCGGGGCGAGGACGGCCCGCGGCGGACCGTGATCGTCGAGGACTGGGGGATTCCCGCACCGCCCCGGCCGCCGTTCGCCGTGGCCGACCGCGCGGTCGATCCGGATTCCCTGGAGGTGTCGGGACGTCTCCTGCTCGGGGACCGATTGTTTGACGCCGGTGGCTACACAGGCGCCACGCTCGATCTTCCGGTACGGAATTCGATCGTCGAATTACGTACCCTGGACGCCGATCAAGCCCTGGCGCGGGTCTCGACGAACGCGAACGGGTTCTTCGGCCTGCGGGCCGAGGCGGTCCCGGGCTCTCTGGAGGTCGTGCTGTGGACGGAATCACCGATTTCGTCCTCTGACACCCTGCGCGTGGTCGGCGGCGACGGTGCAGTCCACCGGATCGAGCTGGAGCGCTTCGCGACCGGGCCCGGCGTCTCGATCGACCTGGGCGACCGGCGGATCCCCGATCTCTCGGCCTCCGCGCCGGCCGGCGCGGTCCACGTGCTCGACCTTTCCCGGTCCGCGATCGACGCGGTCGAGGAGGTCCTCGGCGACTGGCCGGGGAACCTTCCGGCCGTTCGATACGATCCGGCGGCCGGAGGCGACGCGGCCACCGGTGCCGGAGGTCCCGGCGTCGTGGTCTCGTCCCCGGCCGCCGGGGACGGCGACGCGTGGTCCGACGCCATGGTTCTCGCCGCGTGGGGCGAGCGCCTGCTGCTCGACCTCGGGACGGGGCCGGCCGGTGATCTCTTCCTGGCCGAGGGGCTGGCGCCGCCGACGACGGCCTTCGTGCGGGCTGCGAGCTGGACCTTCGCCGCCGCGGTGCAGGACCGGCGCGCGGAGCTCCGGACGGACGCCGGGGGCGGTCCGCTACCCGGCTCGCCGTCTCTCCTCGTCGACCTGCCGACCGCGCCGCCGCCCGGATTTCCCGTTCCCGCCGAAACCGTCTTCGACCTCGAGGCCGCGACCTTCGGTCCCGGTGCCCGGCCCGTGGCGCCCCGCGGCCAGGTGTCGGCTCCGGCCCTGGCCGCTCAGCTCTGGGAGACCATCGACCCCGTCGACGACGACCCGATCGGGGGCGACCGGGCCGATCACCTCGAGATCCTCACCGGCGTTGCCGGCCCTTCGGTCGTGTTCGAGGACTTCCACGACGCCTGGATCGACGCCTTCGACGATCCGCTGTGGACCGCCTTCGCGGTGGCCCAGGCGGGGTGCGCGTTGGAGGTCGACGCGTTCGAGCCCGACGCCCCCCCCGGTGCACCTCCGCAGGCCGCGATCTGGATCCAGCCACCGCTCGATCCCGCAGCGGGTGTGGTCGTCAACGAGATCCAGCTCGGTGTTCGTGACGGGGTGGAGTTGTTCAACCCCGGGACCGTGCCCGTGGACCTCGGGGGGTGGACGGTGCGCGCGGCACGGTCGGGTTTCGCGGATTCTCCCGAGCGGACGGTGATCCTGCCCGCCGGGACGACATTGCCCCCCGGGCGCGTCGTGCTGGTGCTGGAGGGGACGACGGCGTCGGAGCGATCGCCGTTCGATCTACCGGCGCCCGACTGGAGTGTTCCCTGGGCTGCCGGCGCCGACGGTGCGGTGGTGCTCCGCGACGGCGGCGGCGCGGTCGTCGATTTCGTCCGGTGGGCCGGACAGGGAGGAGCGGCACCGTCCGACGAGCCCGTTCCTCCGGGTACGGGATTCGACGGCGTTCTCGCGGCGCCGAGCGACGAACGCGACGTCCTGGGGCGCGACGCCACCGGCACGGACACCGACGCCGCCGGCGATTTCTCGCTGCGCACGCCGACCCCTGGATGGCCGAACGCCGCCGGTTCCCGCAGCCACACCCTGCGCCCCCGCGGAGAGCTCGACCGCTTCCTGGTGACCACCGTGGCCACGGTCGAGGTGCACGCGCGGCGTACCCGGGACACCGGCGCACCCCTGCTGGTGGCCGACTCCCAGGCGAGCGCCGCGCCCGCCGGGATCGGGGCCGACGGGAACGGGTCGGTCCTGGGCCTGCGGGCCTCGTCGTCGGTGCGGCTGCGGACCGAAGGCGCGGCACCGACCGCCACGGGTCTGGAGGTCTTCGTGTGGGAGCCGGTCACTCCCCTCGGGCTCTTCGCGGTCGAGGACCTGCGGGCCGCGGTGAAGGGAACCGGGACGCTCTCCGACAGCGTCCGCGTCCGCTGGACCGTGCCGCTGCCCGCCGATTCGCTGCGGGTCCTCGAGAACGGGACCCGGATCGCGACGCTCGCCGGCGATGCGACGTCACTGGATCTGTTCCGGGACGCCGGCCGCTATGTCTACACGGTCGAAACGGTCGAGTCCGGCGTGGCCGTCGCCGCGCGCTCGACTGGTGTGTTCGTCGGCCCGAGTTCCTGCGACAGTCGGGACGACTTCCCGACGGCGGCCGTGCAGTTCGAGGAGCCGGCCAACGAGTTCTTCGTCGACGTCGACGTCCCCTTCGCCGGCGACGGGACGGTCCTCTGGGACCGGCCGGTGTCCGCCGGCGGTTACGCCGACGCGGACACCGCCACGGCCACGCTCCGAAGGACCACGGTCCTGACGACCGGGTCCTCGATCACCCTGGACCACGCGGTCCATCTCGCCGGCGACGGCGACCGCGCGCGTCTGTTCGTGACGCGGGACGACGGGTGGTCGTGGGAGCCGATCGCCAGCTGGGACGGCACCGAGTACGACGGCAGCAGTGGGGATCCCGCCGATTGGACCGACGGGACGCTCGCGGCCGGCGATCTCGTCGCCGACCGGATCGACCTGTCGGACCTCGCGGGCGAGCGTGTCCGATTCCGGTTGCAGCGGACCAGCGATGCCAGTGGGTCATCGTTGGGCTGGTCGATCGACGCGATCACCATCGAGATCGGCGGGGTCGACGGCGAGTACCACGTGGGCGTCGACGGCAGCGACGACAACGGGTGCGGAGTGCCGGAACGTCCCTGGGCCACGGTCGGCCCGGCCCTCGCGGTCGCGGCTCCGGGCGAGACGATCGTCCTCGGTACCGGGGACTTCGCCTTCGCCGCCGGACCGGCCGGGGCGGTGGTGGACCTGCCCGCCGGGGTCGCGCTGCGCGGCGCGGGTCCCGGTGCGACCCGCCTGCTCGTCGAGCCGGACGCGGTGGCCGTTCGCGTGGGCGGCTCCGGACCGAGCACGCGGGTCGCGGGACTGCGGATCGATGGTGCGCGCACGGGACTCCGGTTCACGGGCGTGGAAGCGGCGCTCGACTCCGTGCACGTCGATCGCGCCGACACCGCCCTTGTGGTCGACGGCGCTCCGGCGCGACTCGACGGGGTGGTGTTCTCGCGTGGCTCCCTCGGGATCTCGATGGCCGAGGGGAGCCTGGATCTCCGGCGGAGCACCCTCGCCGACCTGGGGGTGGGCGTGCTCACCCGGGTCGGCGTCGACTCGGTCCTCGCCGAGCGGGTCCTGATCGCGCGCTGCGACGAGGCCGCGCTGCGGGTCGAGGGGCCCGTGCCGGTGGTGCGCTACGCCTGCGGCGCGCTGTGGGACATCGGCGCGGGGTTCGAGGGTGTGGCGGCGGACTTCGTCGCCCCCGTGTTGATCGTCGCGCCACGTCACTGCGACTCCGTCGGCGGGGTCTACACCCTGGCCGCGGACTCCCCTCTGGCCGACGTCGCCGGATGTGGACGCATCGGCGCACTCGGTGTGGGATGCTCCGAGCCGACGGCGACCGGGGCTCCGCCCGCGCCCGGAGGCCTGCGTCTGCACCGACCGCGGCCGAACCCCTTCAATCCCCGGACGGCGATCGCGTTCGAGCTCCCGCGCACCGGCCCCGTGTCGCTCGTCGCCTACGATCCGCGCGGACGTCGGGTGGCGCGGATCGTCGACGGGGTCCTGGCCGCAGGGCGGCACCGCGTGGTGTGGTCGGGTCGCGACGCGTCCGGGCGACCGGTGGCGAGCGGGGTGTACTTCCTGCGCCTCGAGGCCGGAGGCGAACGACGGACCGTCCGCGCGACCCTGGTGCGGTGATCGTCAGCGGCCGCCGCCGATCTCGAATCGTCCCAGCTCCTGCAGCTCCTCGGTGGGGCGGTCCATCTCGACCGGGCCGGCGGTGGCCGCGGGGTCGA
The sequence above is a segment of the Candidatus Krumholzibacteriia bacterium genome. Coding sequences within it:
- a CDS encoding lamin tail domain-containing protein; the encoded protein is MVPRRTAQVLVGALLITIFGVLADPLVGATTRAPVHRLDVVRGEDGPRRTVIVEDWGIPAPPRPPFAVADRAVDPDSLEVSGRLLLGDRLFDAGGYTGATLDLPVRNSIVELRTLDADQALARVSTNANGFFGLRAEAVPGSLEVVLWTESPISSSDTLRVVGGDGAVHRIELERFATGPGVSIDLGDRRIPDLSASAPAGAVHVLDLSRSAIDAVEEVLGDWPGNLPAVRYDPAAGGDAATGAGGPGVVVSSPAAGDGDAWSDAMVLAAWGERLLLDLGTGPAGDLFLAEGLAPPTTAFVRAASWTFAAAVQDRRAELRTDAGGGPLPGSPSLLVDLPTAPPPGFPVPAETVFDLEAATFGPGARPVAPRGQVSAPALAAQLWETIDPVDDDPIGGDRADHLEILTGVAGPSVVFEDFHDAWIDAFDDPLWTAFAVAQAGCALEVDAFEPDAPPGAPPQAAIWIQPPLDPAAGVVVNEIQLGVRDGVELFNPGTVPVDLGGWTVRAARSGFADSPERTVILPAGTTLPPGRVVLVLEGTTASERSPFDLPAPDWSVPWAAGADGAVVLRDGGGAVVDFVRWAGQGGAAPSDEPVPPGTGFDGVLAAPSDERDVLGRDATGTDTDAAGDFSLRTPTPGWPNAAGSRSHTLRPRGELDRFLVTTVATVEVHARRTRDTGAPLLVADSQASAAPAGIGADGNGSVLGLRASSSVRLRTEGAAPTATGLEVFVWEPVTPLGLFAVEDLRAAVKGTGTLSDSVRVRWTVPLPADSLRVLENGTRIATLAGDATSLDLFRDAGRYVYTVETVESGVAVAARSTGVFVGPSSCDSRDDFPTAAVQFEEPANEFFVDVDVPFAGDGTVLWDRPVSAGGYADADTATATLRRTTVLTTGSSITLDHAVHLAGDGDRARLFVTRDDGWSWEPIASWDGTEYDGSSGDPADWTDGTLAAGDLVADRIDLSDLAGERVRFRLQRTSDASGSSLGWSIDAITIEIGGVDGEYHVGVDGSDDNGCGVPERPWATVGPALAVAAPGETIVLGTGDFAFAAGPAGAVVDLPAGVALRGAGPGATRLLVEPDAVAVRVGGSGPSTRVAGLRIDGARTGLRFTGVEAALDSVHVDRADTALVVDGAPARLDGVVFSRGSLGISMAEGSLDLRRSTLADLGVGVLTRVGVDSVLAERVLIARCDEAALRVEGPVPVVRYACGALWDIGAGFEGVAADFVAPVLIVAPRHCDSVGGVYTLAADSPLADVAGCGRIGALGVGCSEPTATGAPPAPGGLRLHRPRPNPFNPRTAIAFELPRTGPVSLVAYDPRGRRVARIVDGVLAAGRHRVVWSGRDASGRPVASGVYFLRLEAGGERRTVRATLVR
- a CDS encoding cytochrome c maturation protein CcmE encodes the protein MQARVVIGITVIVGLVAYLSFLGFEEGKAYYLTCDEVAERQGELQDHRIKLAGNVVAGTIRQDGDILNFDLEYEGVRYSVRYVGMDPVPDTFKPGVEAVVDGHLGDDGVFTGQRIQAKCASKYETDYESEEHPESVSQDQPTA